Proteins encoded within one genomic window of Mycolicibacterium aubagnense:
- a CDS encoding nitroreductase/quinone reductase family protein → MSEPRTSNPRPPRYLKQMNKVVVAVGKLGIPVGPAMVLTVPGRKTGAPRSTPMTPFVVHGAMYAVAGYPGAHWALNARAAGSGTLTRGRKSQPVKITELTVDEARPVLREFPVQVPVGVKFAKSSGMVTEGTPDEFESLAGRLAVFRFDPLG, encoded by the coding sequence ATGTCTGAGCCGCGCACCTCGAATCCGCGACCCCCGCGTTACCTCAAGCAGATGAACAAGGTCGTCGTCGCCGTCGGGAAGCTCGGCATTCCGGTCGGCCCCGCGATGGTGTTGACCGTGCCCGGCCGCAAGACGGGTGCGCCACGCAGCACCCCGATGACGCCGTTTGTCGTTCACGGCGCGATGTATGCCGTGGCCGGCTATCCGGGCGCGCACTGGGCTCTGAACGCACGTGCCGCCGGTTCCGGCACCTTGACGCGGGGGCGTAAGTCCCAGCCGGTGAAGATCACCGAGCTGACGGTCGACGAGGCGCGGCCGGTGCTGCGCGAGTTCCCGGTGCAGGTGCCCGTCGGCGTGAAATTCGCGAAGAGCTCCGGCATGGTCACCGAGGGCACGCCCGACGAATTCGAGTCGCTGGCAGGCAGACTCGCCGTCTTCCGGTTCGACCCGTTGGGCTGA
- a CDS encoding MFS transporter — MTVAIEDTPSDRAATRRAIWNTIRGSSGNLVEWYDVYVYTVFATYFENQFFDKADQNSTIYVYAIFAVTFITRPIGSWFFGRYADRRGRRTALLVSVSLMAACSMVIAVVPSRASIGVAAPIILIICRLVQGFATGGEYGTSATYMSEAATRERRGFFSSFQYVTLVGGHVLAQFTLLIILTALSTAQVGEFGWRIGFAVGGVAAVVVFWLRRSMDESLPEETLKAVQEGKEPQAGSIRELFTRYWKPLLLCFLITLGGTVAFYTYSVNAPAMVKATYKNQPMTATWVNLLGLIFLMLIQPIGGMISDRVGRKPLLLWFGFGGLVYTYVLITYLPQTHSPILSFLLVAIAYVILTGYTSINALVKSELFPAHVRALGVGVGYALANSIFGGTAPLIYQALKARGDVLLFIVYVTVCIALSLLVYLFCLKNKSDTYLDHEQGSAYR; from the coding sequence ATGACCGTAGCAATCGAGGACACGCCGTCGGACCGCGCAGCGACCCGTCGCGCGATCTGGAACACCATCCGGGGGTCGTCGGGAAACCTCGTCGAGTGGTACGACGTCTACGTCTACACCGTCTTCGCCACCTACTTCGAAAATCAGTTCTTCGACAAGGCCGACCAGAATTCGACGATCTACGTGTACGCGATCTTCGCGGTCACGTTCATCACCCGGCCGATCGGGTCGTGGTTCTTCGGCCGCTACGCCGACCGCCGGGGCCGCCGCACCGCACTGTTGGTCAGTGTTTCGCTGATGGCCGCCTGCTCGATGGTGATCGCCGTGGTTCCTTCGCGGGCCAGTATCGGCGTCGCGGCGCCGATCATCCTGATCATCTGTCGGTTGGTGCAGGGGTTCGCCACCGGCGGTGAGTACGGCACCTCCGCGACATATATGTCGGAGGCGGCGACCAGGGAACGCCGCGGGTTCTTTTCCTCGTTCCAGTACGTGACCCTGGTCGGTGGGCACGTGCTTGCCCAATTCACCTTGCTCATCATCCTCACGGCACTCAGCACCGCGCAGGTGGGTGAATTCGGTTGGCGCATAGGCTTTGCAGTCGGCGGTGTCGCGGCGGTAGTGGTGTTCTGGCTGCGGCGCAGCATGGACGAGTCGCTTCCCGAGGAGACCCTCAAGGCGGTCCAGGAAGGCAAGGAGCCGCAGGCCGGTTCGATACGTGAACTGTTCACGCGTTACTGGAAGCCACTGTTGCTGTGCTTCCTGATCACGCTCGGCGGCACCGTCGCGTTCTACACGTACAGCGTGAATGCGCCGGCGATGGTCAAGGCGACCTACAAGAACCAACCCATGACCGCGACATGGGTCAACCTGCTCGGGCTGATTTTCCTGATGCTGATCCAGCCGATCGGCGGAATGATCAGCGACCGGGTGGGTCGCAAACCGCTGCTATTGTGGTTCGGCTTCGGCGGGCTGGTCTACACGTACGTCCTCATCACCTACCTGCCGCAGACGCACTCGCCGATCCTGTCGTTCTTGCTCGTGGCCATCGCGTACGTCATTCTCACCGGATACACATCGATCAATGCGCTGGTGAAGTCCGAACTGTTCCCCGCCCACGTGCGGGCGCTCGGCGTCGGCGTCGGCTATGCGCTGGCCAACTCGATATTCGGCGGCACTGCGCCCCTGATCTACCAGGCCCTCAAGGCCCGAGGCGACGTGCTGCTGTTCATCGTCTACGTCACCGTCTGTATCGCACTGTCGCTGCTGGTCTATCTGTTCTGCTTGAAGAACAAGTCCGACACCTACCTCGACCATGAGCAGGGCAGCGCTTACCGCTGA
- a CDS encoding GntR family transcriptional regulator has protein sequence MNTASEPEFAAPAQLSHDVARYVRRRIFNGTYRAGEYLRLDQLATELGVSVTPVREALLNLRAEGLLVQHPRRGFMVLEVTARDVSDVAMVQAFVGGELAARAAANITADQVADLTRIQEALEQAYQHTDVDRMVRLNHEFHRLINVVADSPKLTQFMSGITRYAPEAVFPTLEGWPDLSIRDHRRVIAALQAGDGDAARTAMAEHFEVGVEPLTEHLCERGVIRED, from the coding sequence ATGAATACCGCATCTGAACCCGAATTCGCCGCGCCCGCACAGCTTTCTCATGATGTGGCGCGGTACGTGCGCCGGCGCATCTTCAACGGCACCTATCGGGCCGGGGAGTACCTGCGGCTGGACCAGCTGGCCACCGAACTGGGTGTCAGCGTCACCCCGGTTCGGGAGGCGTTGTTGAATCTGCGGGCCGAGGGACTGTTGGTGCAGCATCCGCGGCGCGGCTTCATGGTGCTGGAGGTGACCGCCCGCGACGTGTCGGATGTGGCCATGGTGCAGGCGTTCGTCGGTGGAGAGCTGGCGGCCCGCGCCGCAGCGAACATCACCGCCGACCAGGTCGCCGACTTGACCCGAATCCAGGAGGCGCTGGAACAGGCCTACCAGCACACCGATGTCGACCGCATGGTGCGGCTCAACCACGAGTTCCACCGGCTGATCAACGTCGTCGCCGATTCGCCCAAGCTGACCCAATTCATGTCCGGCATAACGCGTTACGCACCAGAGGCCGTGTTCCCGACGCTCGAGGGCTGGCCGGATCTGTCGATCCGGGACCACCGCCGCGTGATCGCCGCGCTGCAGGCCGGCGACGGCGATGCGGCCCGAACGGCGATGGCCGAACACTTCGAGGTCGGTGTCGAGCCGCTCACCGAGCACCTGTGCGAACGCGGTGTGATCCGCGAGGACTAA
- a CDS encoding acyl-CoA dehydrogenase family protein: MTRLAQTAGLTEVQREIVATVRQFVDREVIPAAQELEHSDSYPQAIVDQMKEMGLFGLMVPEEYGGLGESLLTYALCVEELARGWMSVSGVLNTHFIVAYMLRQHGTDEQKQRYLPRMATGEVRGAFSMSEPELGSDVAAIRTRGVRDAAGGYTITGQKMWLTNGGSSTLIAALVKTDEGADKPHRNLTAFLVEKPTGFGEVKPGLTIPGKIDKLGYKGIDTTELVFDGYRAGADDVLGGKPGEGFFQMMDGIEVGRVNVSARACGVGIRAFELAVRYAQQRETFGKPIADHQAIAFQLAEMATKVEAAHLMMVNAARLKDSGERNDVAAGMAKYLASEFCSEVTQQSFRIHGGYGYSKEYEIERLMRDAPFLLIGEGTSEIQKTIISKNLLHEYRI, from the coding sequence ATGACACGTCTGGCGCAGACCGCCGGCCTCACCGAGGTACAGCGCGAAATCGTCGCCACGGTGCGGCAGTTCGTTGATCGAGAGGTCATTCCGGCGGCCCAGGAACTGGAGCACTCGGACTCCTACCCGCAGGCCATCGTCGATCAGATGAAAGAGATGGGCCTGTTCGGCCTGATGGTTCCCGAGGAGTATGGCGGGCTCGGGGAGTCACTGCTGACGTACGCGCTGTGTGTCGAGGAACTCGCCCGGGGCTGGATGAGCGTTTCAGGTGTTCTCAATACCCACTTCATCGTCGCCTACATGCTCCGTCAGCACGGCACCGACGAGCAGAAGCAGCGCTACCTGCCCCGAATGGCGACCGGCGAGGTGCGCGGCGCCTTCTCGATGTCCGAGCCGGAGCTGGGTTCCGACGTTGCCGCGATCCGTACCAGAGGCGTGCGCGACGCCGCCGGTGGCTACACCATCACCGGGCAGAAGATGTGGCTGACCAACGGCGGCAGCTCGACTCTGATTGCGGCGCTGGTGAAAACCGATGAGGGCGCAGACAAACCGCATCGCAACCTGACGGCCTTCCTGGTCGAGAAACCGACCGGTTTCGGCGAGGTCAAACCCGGCCTGACCATCCCGGGCAAGATCGACAAATTGGGCTACAAGGGCATCGACACCACCGAGCTCGTCTTCGACGGGTACCGCGCGGGCGCCGACGACGTGCTCGGCGGCAAGCCCGGCGAGGGCTTTTTCCAGATGATGGACGGTATCGAGGTCGGGCGGGTGAACGTCTCCGCGCGGGCTTGCGGTGTCGGCATCCGGGCCTTCGAACTGGCGGTGCGCTACGCCCAGCAGCGGGAGACGTTCGGCAAGCCGATCGCCGACCACCAGGCCATCGCCTTCCAACTCGCCGAGATGGCCACCAAAGTCGAAGCGGCACATCTGATGATGGTCAATGCCGCCCGGCTCAAGGACTCGGGAGAGCGCAACGACGTCGCGGCCGGGATGGCGAAATACCTTGCCAGTGAGTTCTGTTCGGAAGTCACCCAGCAGAGTTTCCGGATCCACGGTGGCTACGGTTACTCCAAGGAATACGAGATCGAACGCCTGATGCGGGACGCGCCCTTCCTGTTGATCGGCGAGGGCACCAGCGAAATCCAGAAGACCATCATCAGCAAGAACCTGCTCCATGAATACCGCATCTGA
- a CDS encoding acetyl-CoA C-acetyltransferase has translation MAATSPVICAPVRTPIGRYGGVFKSLTAVELGVAALQGLLQRTGIPVDAVQDVVLGHCYPSSEAPAIGRVVALDAGLPVTVPGMQVDRRCGSGLQAVIQACMQVASGANDLVIAGGVESMSNVAFHSTDMRWGGSRGGITVHDGLARGRTTAGGKNYPVPGGMLETAENLRRQYAISRVEQDALAVRSHQKAVAAQRSGVLREEIVPVSVPSSSSRTGDTVVDTDEHPRADTTVEALAKLKPVLGKSDPEATVTAGNSSGQNDAASMCVVTTPERAADLGLQPLVRLVSWGVAGVPPKVMGIGPVPATEVALAKAHLALADIDLIELNEAFAAQALACTREWKFTDADWERTNVRGSGISLGHPVGATGGRMLATLARELHLRDARYGLETMCIGGGQGLAAVFERITP, from the coding sequence ATGGCCGCGACCAGTCCTGTCATCTGCGCGCCGGTGCGTACCCCCATCGGCCGCTACGGTGGCGTGTTCAAGTCCCTCACCGCGGTCGAGCTCGGCGTCGCCGCATTGCAGGGTCTGTTGCAGCGCACCGGGATTCCGGTCGACGCGGTGCAGGACGTCGTTCTCGGGCACTGCTACCCGTCCAGTGAGGCCCCGGCGATCGGCCGCGTGGTAGCGCTCGACGCCGGACTACCCGTCACGGTGCCGGGCATGCAGGTCGATCGGCGCTGCGGGTCGGGTCTGCAGGCCGTCATCCAGGCCTGCATGCAGGTGGCCAGCGGCGCCAACGATCTCGTGATCGCCGGTGGTGTGGAGTCGATGAGCAACGTCGCCTTCCACTCCACCGACATGCGGTGGGGTGGCTCGCGGGGCGGCATCACGGTGCATGACGGACTGGCCCGTGGGCGGACCACCGCCGGTGGCAAGAACTACCCGGTGCCGGGCGGCATGCTCGAGACCGCGGAGAATCTGCGCCGGCAGTACGCGATCTCTCGCGTGGAGCAGGATGCGTTGGCCGTGCGGTCCCATCAGAAAGCCGTTGCGGCACAGCGCAGTGGCGTGCTGAGAGAGGAAATTGTCCCCGTGTCAGTGCCTTCCTCGTCGTCGCGGACGGGGGACACCGTTGTCGATACCGACGAACATCCGCGGGCCGACACCACCGTCGAGGCGTTGGCGAAGCTCAAACCCGTTCTGGGCAAGAGTGATCCGGAGGCCACGGTGACGGCGGGCAACTCCAGCGGGCAGAACGATGCGGCCTCGATGTGCGTCGTGACCACTCCGGAGCGGGCGGCCGACCTCGGGCTGCAGCCACTGGTGCGGCTGGTGTCCTGGGGCGTGGCCGGGGTGCCGCCGAAGGTGATGGGCATCGGCCCGGTTCCGGCCACCGAGGTCGCGTTGGCCAAAGCCCATCTGGCCCTTGCCGATATCGATCTGATCGAGCTCAACGAGGCCTTCGCCGCACAGGCGCTGGCGTGCACCCGGGAATGGAAGTTCACCGACGCGGACTGGGAGCGCACGAATGTGCGTGGGTCGGGCATCTCCCTCGGCCATCCCGTCGGCGCGACCGGCGGCCGGATGCTCGCGACCCTGGCGCGCGAACTGCACCTGCGGGACGCGCGCTACGGACTGGAAACCATGTGCATCGGAGGCGGCCAGGGGTTGGCTGCCGTATTTGAACGGATCACCCCATGA
- the fabG gene encoding 3-oxoacyl-ACP reductase FabG, giving the protein MPLLDGRIAVITGGAQGIGYAIAERFIAEGARVVIGDLNLDATEAAVATLGGSDVAKAVRCDVTSAADVQALIDAAIEFGGLGAIDVMVNNAGITRDATMRKMTEEQFDQVIDVHLKGCWNGTRLAANVMREAKRGAIINISSISGKVGLIGQTNYSAAKAGIVGLTKAAAKEVAHLGVRINAVQPGLIRSAMTEAMPQRIWDQKLAEIPMGRAAEPSEVASVVTFLASDMSSYMTGCVLEITGGRHI; this is encoded by the coding sequence ATGCCGCTGCTGGACGGACGTATCGCGGTGATCACCGGTGGTGCTCAGGGGATCGGTTATGCGATCGCGGAGCGTTTCATCGCCGAAGGCGCCCGCGTGGTGATCGGTGACCTGAATCTCGACGCCACCGAAGCGGCTGTCGCCACGCTCGGCGGCTCCGACGTGGCCAAGGCCGTCCGGTGCGACGTCACATCGGCTGCCGACGTGCAGGCACTGATCGATGCCGCCATCGAGTTCGGAGGCCTTGGCGCCATCGATGTCATGGTCAACAACGCCGGCATCACCCGCGACGCCACCATGCGCAAGATGACCGAGGAGCAGTTCGACCAGGTCATCGACGTCCATCTGAAAGGCTGTTGGAACGGCACCCGGCTGGCCGCCAATGTCATGCGGGAAGCGAAACGCGGTGCCATCATCAATATCTCGTCGATCTCGGGCAAGGTCGGCCTGATCGGCCAGACCAACTACTCGGCGGCCAAGGCGGGCATCGTGGGCCTGACCAAGGCGGCCGCCAAGGAGGTCGCCCACCTCGGAGTGCGGATCAACGCTGTGCAGCCGGGGTTGATCCGGTCCGCGATGACCGAGGCCATGCCGCAACGGATTTGGGACCAGAAGCTGGCAGAGATCCCGATGGGACGGGCCGCCGAACCCAGTGAGGTGGCGTCGGTGGTCACGTTCCTGGCGTCGGACATGTCGTCGTACATGACGGGCTGTGTCCTGGAAATCACCGGGGGACGGCACATCTAG
- a CDS encoding acyl-CoA dehydrogenase family protein gives MAEPTGAPTAPQSVSEQDFRDILDATRQFVRTAVVPRELEIMNDNRVPDDIRDQAKNMGLFGYAIPQEWGGLGLHLVQDVEMAMELGYTTLAVRSMFGTNNGIAGQVLVGFGTDTQKQRWLEPIASGDCVASFALTESGAGSNPAGLRTKAVREGDGWIISGHKRFITNAPTANLFVVFARTRPADIDGPGIAVFLVPADAPGVVVGPKDAKMGQEGAWTSDITFDDVRVGPDALIGGNEDIGYRAALTSLARGRVHIAAVAVGAAQRALDESVAYAATATQGGTAIGEFQLVQAMLADMQTGVMAGRALVRDAARLWVSGADRRIAPSAAKLFCTEMVGKVADLAVQVHGGSGYMRDVPVERIYRDVRLLRLYEGTSEIQRLIIGGGLVKAAQRAGSGR, from the coding sequence ATGGCCGAACCCACCGGTGCGCCCACCGCCCCGCAGTCAGTCAGTGAGCAGGATTTCCGCGACATCCTCGACGCGACCCGCCAGTTCGTCCGCACCGCGGTGGTGCCACGCGAGCTGGAGATCATGAACGACAACCGCGTACCCGACGACATCCGCGACCAGGCCAAGAACATGGGGCTGTTCGGCTACGCGATCCCCCAGGAATGGGGCGGCCTGGGACTGCACCTGGTCCAGGACGTCGAGATGGCGATGGAACTGGGTTACACCACCCTCGCCGTGCGCTCGATGTTCGGCACCAACAACGGCATTGCCGGGCAGGTGCTGGTCGGGTTCGGCACCGACACGCAGAAGCAGCGGTGGCTGGAGCCGATCGCCAGTGGCGACTGCGTCGCATCCTTCGCATTGACCGAATCCGGGGCCGGCTCCAACCCCGCAGGTCTGCGCACCAAGGCCGTCCGCGAGGGGGACGGCTGGATCATCAGCGGCCACAAGCGATTCATCACCAACGCTCCCACCGCGAACCTCTTCGTCGTGTTCGCCCGGACTCGGCCCGCCGACATCGACGGACCCGGCATCGCCGTCTTCCTGGTACCCGCCGACGCGCCCGGCGTCGTGGTCGGACCCAAAGACGCGAAGATGGGCCAGGAAGGGGCATGGACCTCCGACATCACGTTCGACGACGTCCGCGTCGGTCCGGATGCCCTCATCGGCGGCAACGAGGACATCGGTTACCGTGCCGCGCTGACCTCGCTGGCCCGCGGCCGGGTGCACATCGCCGCGGTGGCGGTGGGGGCGGCACAACGCGCCCTCGACGAGTCGGTCGCGTACGCCGCGACCGCCACCCAGGGCGGGACCGCGATCGGCGAATTCCAGCTGGTGCAGGCCATGCTGGCCGATATGCAGACCGGCGTGATGGCCGGCCGGGCCCTCGTCCGCGACGCGGCACGGCTGTGGGTCAGCGGCGCGGACCGCCGCATCGCGCCGTCCGCGGCCAAGCTGTTCTGCACCGAGATGGTCGGCAAGGTCGCCGACCTGGCCGTGCAGGTGCACGGCGGCAGCGGCTATATGCGCGATGTGCCCGTCGAACGGATCTACCGCGACGTCCGACTGCTGCGCCTGTACGAGGGCACCAGCGAGATTCAGCGTCTGATCATCGGCGGCGGACTGGTGAAGGCCGCGCAGCGCGCAGGCTCGGGCCGCTGA
- a CDS encoding MaoC family dehydratase, with product MKVFDNLSEFVAAAGSQLGPTEWMEITQDRVNLFAEATDDHQWIHVDPERAAAGPFGGTIAHGLLTLSLLPHFMHQLYRVDNVALAVNYGYNKVRFITPVKVGANVRASAIISKVDELDGAVQATVTVTVEIEGSEKPAAVVESIVRIIG from the coding sequence GTGAAGGTCTTCGACAATCTGTCCGAGTTCGTCGCAGCAGCAGGTAGTCAGCTTGGGCCGACCGAGTGGATGGAAATCACCCAGGACCGGGTGAATCTGTTCGCCGAAGCCACTGATGACCACCAGTGGATTCACGTCGATCCTGAGCGCGCCGCCGCGGGGCCGTTCGGCGGCACAATTGCTCATGGTTTGCTGACGCTTTCACTGCTACCACATTTCATGCACCAGCTGTATCGCGTCGACAACGTCGCGTTGGCAGTCAATTACGGTTATAACAAGGTGCGATTCATCACACCGGTCAAGGTCGGAGCAAATGTGCGCGCCAGTGCCATCATTTCGAAAGTCGATGAGCTCGATGGTGCCGTTCAAGCGACCGTGACGGTGACCGTCGAGATCGAAGGATCGGAAAAGCCGGCTGCGGTGGTCGAGTCGATCGTGCGAATCATCGGTTGA
- a CDS encoding Rv1355c family protein: MPALDANRISVLDPQLTADAESLDVLLRDPAVNVVDTWAEQFAALAELRPAPTPDLLDEPARWVYYPWRAAVLKLLGPRSYRRLRLDRNRQLATTDEQDRLGRLRIGIVGLSSGHLIAHSLAVAGFCGELRLTDFDTLGVSNLNRIPATVFDIGLNKATAAMRRIAELDPYLPVQYSTAGLSVESLAPFLDGLDVLVEQCDSLEMKLHLRHAAKTRGIPVLMATSDRGLIDVERFDLEPTRPVFHGLLGDVAPDTMAGLSIAEKLPYLMQIFDPARVSPRMGASLLEVGRTLSAWPQLVGDVTVGAATVLEAIRRIGLDEPLASGRTQVDIGGLLDELAEPTVAARPTDVAPPAAGAVSTGLGEVIDAAVVAAIRAPSGGNSQPWRIAATADNIVVSIDPARTSTMDVGFRGSAVAVGAAAFNARVAAAAKGFATDVTYPDAGAEHPLQIALRLRPGDAPELADWYPAVFERETNRHRGTAAPLTPEVVETLSRVAQHHDARLHLMVDRDEISRAATVFADADRIRYLTPALHREMIAELRWPGDDDMDFGIDIGSLALDAADLAVLPLLRRTDVVATLDNWDAGTVLGDDTLDRMRSSSAVATVFTRGSALSDFARGGAAVVAVWMAAQASGLAVQPMSPPFLYAHTDTELGELSSKYADELRRLQGAFNALTSKAQDESMVLTLRISAAPPASVSSRRCTAFEVSAG; encoded by the coding sequence ATGCCAGCTTTGGACGCTAACCGCATCTCCGTCCTCGATCCACAGCTCACAGCTGACGCGGAATCGCTCGATGTGCTGCTGCGCGATCCGGCGGTGAACGTTGTCGACACCTGGGCCGAGCAGTTCGCCGCGCTGGCCGAACTCCGGCCGGCGCCCACGCCCGACCTTCTCGACGAACCCGCCCGCTGGGTCTACTACCCGTGGCGCGCAGCGGTGCTGAAGCTGCTGGGACCTCGGTCCTACCGCCGCCTGCGCCTGGACCGCAATCGCCAGCTGGCCACGACGGACGAACAGGACCGCCTGGGCCGGCTTCGCATCGGCATCGTCGGGCTCAGCTCGGGCCACCTCATCGCTCATTCCCTCGCCGTGGCCGGTTTCTGCGGGGAACTGCGGCTCACCGATTTCGACACCCTCGGGGTGTCCAACCTCAACCGCATTCCCGCAACGGTTTTCGACATCGGTCTCAACAAAGCGACAGCCGCCATGCGCCGGATCGCTGAACTCGATCCCTATCTCCCGGTCCAGTATTCGACCGCCGGGTTGAGCGTCGAGTCCCTCGCGCCGTTCCTCGACGGACTCGACGTCCTGGTCGAGCAGTGCGACTCGCTGGAGATGAAACTGCACCTACGCCACGCTGCCAAGACCCGCGGCATCCCGGTGCTGATGGCCACCAGCGACCGCGGCCTGATCGATGTCGAACGCTTCGATCTGGAGCCCACGCGGCCCGTTTTCCACGGCCTGCTCGGGGACGTTGCCCCGGACACGATGGCCGGCCTGTCGATCGCCGAAAAGCTGCCCTACCTCATGCAGATCTTCGATCCGGCCCGGGTGTCGCCGCGGATGGGCGCGTCCCTACTCGAGGTGGGCCGAACCCTGTCGGCATGGCCGCAACTCGTCGGCGACGTAACCGTCGGGGCGGCAACCGTTTTGGAGGCCATCCGCCGGATCGGACTCGACGAACCCCTGGCATCGGGCCGTACCCAGGTCGACATCGGCGGTCTTCTCGACGAGTTGGCCGAACCAACCGTCGCGGCCCGGCCGACCGACGTCGCCCCACCGGCAGCCGGTGCCGTGTCCACCGGCCTTGGTGAGGTGATCGACGCCGCCGTCGTCGCCGCGATCCGCGCCCCGTCCGGCGGTAATTCCCAGCCTTGGCGCATCGCGGCGACGGCCGACAACATCGTGGTCAGCATCGATCCGGCACGGACGTCGACCATGGACGTCGGTTTCCGGGGCAGCGCCGTGGCTGTCGGGGCCGCGGCGTTCAACGCCCGAGTTGCCGCCGCCGCCAAAGGTTTCGCCACCGACGTGACCTACCCCGACGCGGGCGCGGAGCACCCACTGCAGATCGCCTTGCGACTGCGGCCGGGCGATGCCCCCGAGCTTGCCGACTGGTACCCCGCGGTTTTCGAGCGTGAGACCAACCGCCACCGCGGCACCGCCGCGCCGCTGACACCAGAGGTGGTCGAGACGTTGTCGCGGGTGGCGCAGCATCACGACGCACGGCTGCACCTCATGGTCGACCGCGACGAGATTTCACGCGCGGCAACGGTCTTCGCCGACGCTGACCGGATCCGCTATCTCACCCCCGCCCTGCACCGCGAGATGATCGCGGAGCTGCGCTGGCCGGGTGATGACGACATGGACTTCGGCATCGACATCGGTTCCCTCGCGCTCGATGCCGCTGATCTGGCTGTGCTACCCCTGTTGCGCCGGACGGACGTTGTTGCGACGCTCGACAACTGGGATGCCGGAACAGTCCTCGGGGACGACACACTTGATCGGATGCGTTCCAGCAGTGCGGTCGCCACCGTGTTCACCCGAGGTTCCGCGCTGAGCGATTTCGCCCGAGGCGGCGCGGCCGTGGTTGCCGTGTGGATGGCCGCACAGGCCTCCGGACTGGCCGTGCAGCCGATGTCGCCGCCGTTTCTCTACGCGCACACCGACACCGAGCTCGGCGAACTCTCCAGCAAGTACGCCGACGAACTCCGCCGACTCCAGGGCGCATTCAACGCATTGACCAGCAAAGCGCAAGACGAGTCGATGGTGCTCACGCTCCGAATATCGGCTGCGCCACCGGCTTCGGTATCGAGCCGCAGGTGCACAGCCTTTGAGGTCAGCGCGGGTTAA